The Xiphias gladius isolate SHS-SW01 ecotype Sanya breed wild chromosome 17, ASM1685928v1, whole genome shotgun sequence genome includes the window gtgatgttttggaGACACACAGTACAGCTGTTGCAAGCAGGGACTACATGCTGGGATGTTCCTTGAAGTCCTGACACTTGATATTTCAGAGCTGTCCACCCAACAGCTAATTTTTTAAGTGCAAAAACTGAGCAAATTCACATTGTCTGTCCTGCAATGGTCTTGTAATTTCTATCCTGAGtataattttaagaaaacacagcTGATGAATATTTTCCATGGCAGGTTTTCAAATCGACACCAAGgggttttcaaaaatatttgcagCACTGAAAATAACCAGTCAGATACAGcgtatttatgttttttcccCTGCGCTTTCAGAAAAGCCTCTTTGTGCAGAAAACCACAGACATTATAATGGAGTCGAAGTAAATTAACTGCAATAACGTTGAAGAGTCTGATGGGACAAAGTCTTATCTCACTGAACATCCAGtcttgctctgttttctgttcactGTGTCTCAGCTGTGTCATGCATAGAGACGATGGCCTCCTGTTTCCTTTGCCTCTTGCGCCTCAAGAGCAAGACAGCCAAcaagaggagcagcaggaagCCCAGCGCTCCCCCGATGAGTCCTGCTTTCAGAGGCAGGCTTTTGTCACCGGGAGGATATTCTACACATGACCCATTGCTGGCTCCACCGTCATTCACTGCAACCACACAAATGTCTTTACAGTGGTTTATATCCCCCAATGGACTGCTCCTTCGGTCCTTCCCAACCATCTGCCTCTCTTTCCCACATACTGTCACAACATAACCTTTGACATATGAATTAGGTGCACACCACTGAATAACAACTTCCGACCCGTTCCAGGACACTGATT containing:
- the LOC120802611 gene encoding LRRN4 C-terminal-like protein; amino-acid sequence: MAASRDLPFILAIISQLFIRGYSPLPMMSRMTGTNPMRPLSPGGFSNEALLFTTEDYTQLEDIVQTILPRAVSPHGGRPQKCNYDPCLENHSCAELGAATGCLCPGLTPYNIVPEAPRLKSVSWNGSEVVIQWCAPNSYVKGYVVTVCGKERQMVGKDRRSSPLGDINHCKDICVVAVNDGGASNGSCVEYPPGDKSLPLKAGLIGGALGFLLLLLLAVLLLRRKRQRKQEAIVSMHDTAETQ